In Sphingomonas panacisoli, one genomic interval encodes:
- a CDS encoding MobA/MobL family protein, with protein MFSLYHDRPFNVRYALHQHSGRYTPELLRTHRTARASWLYIHRQHGSDLVGPTPDWSIRDDLVASGRCAPARANHPSLDGLGLWDQADTHAAQIRPDEPVCAHAVGSLPIGAGITGWRSLIEGFSEDYLTSQGMTVDWAIHQRAADGDRPEILPHCHLLITMRAFDASRPDLGRVRQNWLRTDKARKALAEKWWAYSGITPRIYAIAA; from the coding sequence ATGTTCAGCCTGTATCACGACCGCCCGTTCAACGTCCGCTATGCCCTGCACCAGCACAGCGGACGGTACACGCCCGAGTTGCTGCGGACACATCGCACCGCGCGCGCCTCGTGGCTGTATATCCATCGTCAGCATGGCAGCGATCTGGTCGGCCCCACGCCCGACTGGTCGATCCGCGACGACCTGGTGGCAAGCGGTCGCTGCGCGCCCGCGCGCGCGAACCATCCTTCACTGGACGGTCTGGGATTGTGGGATCAGGCCGACACCCACGCCGCCCAAATCCGACCCGACGAACCGGTTTGCGCGCACGCGGTAGGGTCGCTCCCGATCGGTGCGGGCATCACCGGTTGGCGCAGCCTGATCGAAGGGTTCAGCGAAGATTATCTGACGTCTCAGGGCATGACCGTTGATTGGGCGATCCATCAACGTGCTGCAGATGGTGATCGGCCGGAAATCCTGCCGCACTGCCACCTCCTGATCACGATGCGGGCGTTTGATGCGTCGCGGCCAGATCTTGGCCGCGTGCGCCAGAACTGGTTGCGCACCGATAAGGCGCGCAAGGCGCTCGCCGAGAAATGGTGGGCGTATAGCGGCATCACGCCGCGCATTTACGCTATCGCGGCCTAG
- a CDS encoding vWA domain-containing protein produces MLLLDISGSMQGEAIAALNAGLQQFANDVREDSLAAKRLEIAVVTFGDSVNVLAEFGSAKAFYPQPLKAKGSTPMGEAINVAIDLVSSRQRQYRSAGITPYRPMIFMVTDGAPTDSWERAARRVQEGERRKSFSFFAVGVDSADTNTLANISVSAPVMLRGLAFGAMFRWLSSSLSAVSRSTTGQAVTLTNPAGPAGWASIV; encoded by the coding sequence GTGTTGCTGCTCGACATATCCGGCTCGATGCAGGGCGAGGCGATCGCGGCGCTGAACGCTGGCCTGCAGCAGTTCGCGAACGACGTTCGCGAAGACAGCCTCGCAGCCAAACGCCTCGAAATCGCCGTAGTCACGTTCGGTGACAGCGTTAACGTCCTCGCCGAGTTCGGATCGGCGAAGGCGTTCTATCCGCAGCCTCTCAAGGCCAAAGGTAGCACCCCAATGGGCGAGGCGATCAACGTCGCTATCGATCTCGTAAGCTCGCGTCAGCGGCAGTATCGCAGTGCGGGTATCACGCCATACCGGCCGATGATCTTCATGGTTACTGACGGGGCGCCGACTGACAGTTGGGAGCGCGCCGCGCGCCGCGTTCAGGAAGGCGAGCGGCGCAAGAGCTTCTCGTTCTTCGCGGTCGGTGTAGACAGTGCGGATACCAATACCCTCGCGAACATCTCCGTCAGCGCCCCGGTAATGCTGCGCGGGCTCGCATTCGGCGCGATGTTCCGGTGGCTGTCGAGCTCGCTGTCCGCGGTGTCGCGCTCGACCACCGGCCAGGCGGTGACCCTGACCAATCCGGCCGGCCCCGCCGGCTGGGCGTCGATCGTCTAA
- a CDS encoding 3'-5' exonuclease, with the protein MPQWLSPDTESAAALLEAHPDYRVLRSLPPLDLLPLPAPEGRLRTAAIIDTETTSLDPATGSIIELAICAVTFDGRGRIVGIGPVHDWLEDPGHPLPSEIVKLTGLCDQDLSGQRIDDARVVEMLSTADLIVAHNARFDATWIEQRYSSLAGQAWCCSLTDVDWRGLGYEGRQLGALLGEAAGFFNGRHRADSDVAALVALLTTTLSSGRTACSEMILSAQRPTVRIIAEGARFEVKDRLKARAYKWDQNIRRWGKEVTSNSVDEERAWLAEQAGCRNPSMRDITWYQRHRV; encoded by the coding sequence GTGCCGCAATGGCTGTCGCCCGATACAGAAAGTGCTGCCGCCCTCCTGGAGGCGCATCCTGATTATCGTGTTCTAAGATCACTGCCGCCGCTCGACCTGCTGCCGCTCCCGGCGCCCGAGGGCCGGCTACGCACCGCCGCGATCATCGACACCGAGACCACGTCGCTCGATCCCGCAACCGGCAGCATCATCGAACTCGCCATCTGCGCGGTCACGTTCGATGGCCGCGGACGGATCGTCGGGATCGGTCCGGTCCATGATTGGCTGGAAGACCCCGGCCATCCGCTGCCGTCCGAAATCGTCAAGCTGACAGGACTGTGCGATCAGGACTTGTCCGGCCAGCGCATCGACGATGCCAGGGTGGTCGAGATGCTGTCGACCGCCGATCTGATCGTCGCGCACAATGCGAGATTCGACGCGACCTGGATCGAGCAACGCTATTCCAGCCTCGCCGGACAGGCCTGGTGTTGCTCGCTCACCGACGTGGATTGGCGAGGGCTAGGTTATGAAGGCCGCCAGCTCGGCGCCCTGCTCGGCGAGGCAGCCGGGTTCTTCAACGGCCGCCATCGTGCGGATTCGGATGTCGCGGCTTTGGTCGCGCTTCTGACGACGACGCTGTCGTCGGGGCGCACCGCGTGCAGCGAGATGATCCTGTCGGCGCAACGCCCGACCGTCCGGATCATCGCCGAGGGCGCGCGGTTCGAGGTGAAAGACCGGCTCAAGGCGCGGGCCTATAAGTGGGACCAGAATATCCGCCGCTGGGGGAAAGAGGTTACCAGCAATTCGGTCGACGAGGAGCGAGCTTGGCTCGCCGAGCAGGCCGGGTGCCGTAACCCGAGCATGCGCGACATCACATGGTATCAGCGCCACCGCGTCTGA
- a CDS encoding PEPxxWA-CTERM sorting domain-containing protein: protein MKSRYTLSAAIIAAAVAIPTTEANAAVVTKTYSITATNFEAGAPTDPVTGIFTFTFDDAALLTPPSAAGLTLNGFNVAYAGPALFSFTKGSDMLIVGNNIGFGSFTVSPATPGFGFAMLGVSSTPTISNLTYSANGKLWHSSNVTVTAVQAVPEPATWALMMLGFGGVGYAMRRKPKVGARIRFV from the coding sequence ATGAAAAGCCGTTATACGTTGTCTGCCGCGATCATTGCTGCTGCCGTGGCAATTCCTACCACTGAGGCAAACGCCGCGGTGGTCACCAAGACCTATTCTATCACAGCGACAAACTTTGAGGCCGGCGCACCGACCGATCCGGTGACGGGTATCTTCACGTTCACTTTCGACGATGCCGCGCTGCTAACGCCGCCATCGGCGGCGGGCCTGACGCTCAACGGCTTCAACGTCGCCTATGCCGGCCCGGCGTTGTTCTCGTTCACCAAGGGCTCCGACATGCTGATCGTCGGCAACAACATCGGATTCGGCAGCTTCACCGTCAGTCCGGCCACGCCCGGCTTCGGCTTCGCGATGCTCGGCGTCTCGTCGACGCCCACGATCAGCAACTTGACGTATTCGGCCAATGGCAAGCTGTGGCACAGCTCGAACGTTACCGTCACCGCAGTGCAGGCGGTGCCCGAACCGGCGACCTGGGCATTGATGATGCTTGGCTTCGGCGGCGTTGGTTACGCCATGCGTCGCAAGCCGAAGGTCGGCGCCCGCATTCGCTTCGTCTGA
- a CDS encoding SAM-dependent methyltransferase: MISLAKLPVGTFDVYRHVPVVRAASTRADALPSAETLVQVQPNVAKNGGKRGQRKSKTDYRPSDVRLDQYYTRPGVAKHFYRIFKQHFDPARYLMIEPSAGMGSFYKLLPPGSLAYDVEPKYPGIIKADFLTVHVKSSRQRAIIGNPPFGKNASTAVKFFNHAARQADVIALIVPRSFRKASIENRLNRFFHLVREELVPDNAFHFRGKPYNVPALFQIWERRTEPRQLRPVETRHPDFEFTTPALADFAIQRVGARAGRVHRDFTRSPNSHYFIKAIAPGVEAIMRKLNFASVVGNVAGNPSLSRSEIVALYHQQIPRSSSPPDTLANDAAGIRVDVGRLRAQSLGFFDEFDRRPNRQAVKTANIGTLPTTSKPARTSMMSSSERIIADVVRRAPNWMRRDLLSDDRVVKAAAEEALSAMIANALVEKPS, from the coding sequence ATGATCTCGTTAGCCAAGCTGCCCGTCGGCACGTTCGACGTCTATCGCCATGTCCCCGTCGTTCGCGCTGCATCGACGCGAGCTGATGCTCTCCCGTCGGCGGAAACACTCGTCCAGGTCCAACCCAATGTCGCCAAGAATGGCGGTAAACGCGGTCAGCGAAAGTCGAAAACCGACTATCGGCCGTCGGATGTCCGGCTCGATCAATATTACACCCGCCCGGGCGTCGCGAAACACTTCTACCGGATCTTCAAACAGCATTTTGATCCAGCTCGTTACCTGATGATTGAGCCGTCCGCCGGTATGGGGTCGTTCTATAAACTGTTGCCCCCCGGCAGCCTCGCCTATGATGTTGAACCGAAATACCCCGGCATCATCAAGGCCGACTTCCTGACGGTCCACGTTAAAAGCAGCAGACAGCGCGCCATCATCGGCAACCCGCCGTTTGGCAAAAACGCCAGCACGGCCGTCAAGTTCTTCAACCACGCGGCGCGCCAGGCCGATGTCATCGCGCTCATCGTGCCGCGATCGTTCCGAAAGGCGTCGATCGAAAATCGTCTCAATCGGTTTTTTCACCTGGTTCGAGAAGAACTGGTGCCGGACAACGCATTCCATTTCCGCGGCAAACCGTATAACGTGCCTGCACTGTTCCAGATTTGGGAACGCCGCACCGAGCCGCGGCAGCTCCGACCTGTTGAAACCAGGCACCCGGATTTCGAATTCACGACACCGGCACTCGCCGATTTCGCGATCCAGCGGGTCGGCGCCCGAGCCGGCCGAGTGCACCGCGATTTCACCCGCAGCCCGAACTCGCACTATTTCATCAAGGCGATCGCGCCCGGTGTCGAAGCGATCATGAGAAAGCTCAACTTCGCCAGCGTCGTCGGAAACGTCGCCGGCAATCCGAGCTTGTCGCGGTCGGAAATTGTGGCGCTTTACCATCAGCAGATACCGCGAAGTAGCTCACCACCCGACACCCTGGCGAACGATGCGGCCGGCATTCGAGTGGATGTCGGCCGCCTTCGCGCCCAAAGCCTCGGATTCTTCGATGAGTTTGATCGCCGGCCCAATCGGCAAGCTGTCAAAACAGCAAACATAGGTACGTTGCCGACAACCTCGAAACCTGCTCGTACCTCAATGATGTCCAGCTCCGAGCGAATTATCGCCGACGTCGTCAGGCGCGCCCCCAACTGGATGCGGCGTGACTTGTTGTCCGACGATCGTGTCGTAAAGGCCGCCGCAGAAGAAGCCCTGAGCGCGATGATTGCAAACGCCTTAGTGGAAAAGCCTTCATAG
- a CDS encoding GAF domain-containing protein: MHDRTGFDPIEKLRESEEQFRLIAENLPGLCWISDGEGNLLWGNREWHAMFDGTSAEHGDPTGICHPDDLPVLRDLWRRMRAIGETEAVHLRLRGRDNIYRPYSSKAVPVHNAEGSVVRWCGVQIDLSDQHAHDRRQTVLRAFHDQSRDLVEPQAILEVLSRILSEHLGVPHLLYGEIGDGEGRDPDVFHAAAGARQPDSARRYLLNEAFATVSGLDNWFETLVVEDNAALARDPDNAVQRSADLMGTRSAINVPIIKDGRSVAMIAVLDVVPRRWTRDDVELCDELGERAWAAIARARAEAALQERERSQAFLIEWSDKVRGQSSPEAIMSTTLEWLGRHLGVTRTTYSESDDTGRIFSILGEWRDAHVTSIADTSFSLDTVGDTVEREWISGAIVQYDDVVGDPRIEPSVVESYAQAQILAFVSVPLIENGQVRSALSVQHDHPRPWRESEIQLLRDVAERTWVMLERARAEAELLERERHQAFLIDWSDHVRGEISEHAIMATTLEWLGRHLGNARTTYAECDADGQFTVTDEWRDDRVVSIRGNSFRLQQVGTAVDQQWLAGEVVRYDDVATDPRLEPAAASRYADAQIAAFVSIRLIEGGRLQSALSVQHDAPRHWRDDEIQLMRDIAERTWVALERARVQATLEERERNQRFLLDWNDEVRRETSPHAIMQTTLERIARHLGVTRATYSESDADGHVFTVRGEWRNGVPSNLGKAVRLGNLGDKVDSEWLGGDLVCYNDVTTDARVEPPALTVYAETEVRAFISVPILQGGAMRSILSVHDREPRRWRDDELQLMRDLAERAWVMLERAYAEAALKVRERNQSFLLEWNDRVGRETSARGILAQTLAAIGEHLGVERTNFAEASEDGQFLCVEQEWRDGVLSTVNQRYPLAALGEKLAAQHSSGQPVRVADTHDDPLFDDGNRPLFDQLGIRAVLTLPMIRAGEVVAVLSVQQGQPRHWTDSDVELVRDLADRTLAVIERAHSEERLAENEARLSAFLENAPVAMHLKDENGRYLRVNPEFAKALGRGQEELVGTHPDEIFPERIALQLERLEAIAQAGSVSSAEISIEEMRPDTHVLSMVFPITGAGVARTGGFTLDLTERKRAEAALARSREALYQTEKLSALGSLLAGVSHELNNPLSIVVAQAVMMERQSRGSELAERAQKIRKAADRCARIVQTFLAMARQKKPEREAVDLNAVAMAAYELAEYGLKNDGIVATRDLAPALPNISADSDQLHQIIINLIVNAQQALAETGATDRVLTLRTAIGETPDTVILEVADNGPGIPEEARRRVFEPFYTTKPQGQGTGVGLSFSQGLAEAHGGRLDLMPTQRGACFRLTLPIDSDQAARTAPARTAAATKTPLRRALVIDDEREIAESLADFLTFDGFSCDIASGGAEAQTRLALGDYDLIVSDLRMPGVDGPALHAWIADKRPDLLARVAFATGDTLGAAAARFLDEVKRPVLEKPFTPEAVHLFLQQLDLA; the protein is encoded by the coding sequence ATGCACGACCGGACCGGTTTCGACCCGATCGAGAAGCTGCGCGAAAGCGAAGAGCAGTTCCGGCTGATTGCCGAAAACCTGCCGGGGCTGTGCTGGATCAGCGACGGCGAGGGCAACCTGCTGTGGGGCAATCGCGAATGGCACGCGATGTTCGACGGGACCAGCGCCGAGCATGGCGACCCAACCGGCATCTGCCATCCCGACGACCTGCCGGTGTTGCGCGACCTGTGGCGGCGGATGCGCGCGATCGGGGAAACCGAAGCTGTTCACCTGCGATTGCGCGGCCGCGACAATATCTACCGCCCCTATTCCAGCAAGGCTGTACCCGTCCACAACGCGGAGGGCAGCGTGGTACGCTGGTGCGGTGTTCAGATCGATCTGAGCGACCAGCATGCGCATGACCGCCGCCAGACGGTGTTGCGCGCCTTCCACGATCAGTCGCGCGACCTGGTCGAGCCGCAGGCGATCCTCGAAGTTCTGTCGCGCATCCTTTCGGAACATCTCGGGGTGCCGCACCTGCTGTACGGCGAGATCGGCGACGGCGAGGGGCGCGACCCCGACGTGTTCCATGCTGCCGCCGGTGCCCGCCAACCCGATTCCGCGCGACGTTACTTGCTCAACGAAGCCTTCGCGACGGTCTCCGGCCTCGACAATTGGTTTGAAACGCTGGTCGTGGAGGACAATGCGGCACTGGCGCGCGATCCGGATAACGCGGTGCAGCGATCGGCCGATCTGATGGGGACGCGTTCGGCGATCAACGTGCCGATCATCAAGGACGGCCGTTCGGTCGCGATGATCGCCGTGCTCGACGTCGTGCCGCGCCGCTGGACCCGCGACGATGTGGAACTGTGCGACGAACTGGGCGAGCGCGCCTGGGCCGCGATCGCCCGCGCGCGCGCCGAAGCCGCATTGCAGGAACGCGAACGGAGCCAGGCTTTTCTGATCGAATGGAGCGACAAGGTCCGCGGCCAAAGCAGCCCCGAGGCGATCATGTCGACCACCCTCGAATGGTTGGGCCGCCATCTTGGCGTGACGCGCACCACCTATTCCGAAAGCGACGATACCGGCCGGATCTTTTCGATTCTCGGCGAATGGCGCGACGCGCACGTGACGAGCATCGCCGACACCAGCTTTTCGCTCGATACGGTGGGCGACACGGTCGAGCGCGAGTGGATCAGCGGCGCAATCGTCCAATATGACGACGTTGTTGGCGATCCGCGGATCGAGCCGAGTGTGGTGGAGTCCTACGCGCAAGCGCAAATCCTTGCCTTCGTCAGCGTCCCGCTGATCGAAAACGGTCAAGTCCGCTCCGCGCTGTCCGTCCAGCACGATCATCCCAGGCCGTGGCGTGAAAGCGAGATTCAGCTGCTCCGCGACGTTGCGGAACGCACCTGGGTGATGCTCGAACGCGCGCGTGCCGAGGCGGAGTTGCTAGAGCGTGAGCGCCACCAGGCCTTCTTGATCGATTGGAGCGATCATGTCCGCGGTGAGATCAGCGAGCATGCGATCATGGCCACCACGCTCGAATGGCTGGGGCGCCATCTCGGCAATGCGCGCACCACCTATGCCGAGTGCGATGCAGACGGTCAGTTTACGGTCACCGACGAATGGCGCGACGACCGTGTCGTTTCGATCCGCGGCAACAGCTTCCGCCTGCAACAGGTCGGAACGGCCGTGGACCAGCAGTGGCTGGCCGGCGAAGTCGTTCGCTACGACGATGTCGCAACCGATCCTCGGCTCGAACCGGCCGCGGCGTCACGTTATGCTGATGCGCAGATTGCGGCATTTGTCAGCATCCGGCTGATCGAGGGCGGACGGCTGCAATCGGCACTGTCGGTACAGCACGACGCGCCGCGGCATTGGCGCGACGACGAGATCCAGCTGATGCGCGATATCGCCGAGCGGACCTGGGTCGCCCTCGAACGCGCACGGGTGCAGGCGACGCTCGAGGAGCGCGAACGTAACCAGCGATTCCTGCTGGACTGGAACGACGAGGTTCGCCGCGAGACCAGCCCGCATGCGATCATGCAGACCACGCTCGAACGGATCGCCCGACATCTCGGCGTCACGCGCGCGACCTATTCCGAAAGCGATGCGGACGGGCACGTTTTCACCGTCCGCGGCGAGTGGCGCAACGGCGTGCCGAGCAATCTCGGCAAGGCCGTCCGCCTGGGCAATCTCGGCGACAAGGTCGACAGCGAATGGCTGGGCGGCGATCTCGTCTGCTACAACGACGTCACCACGGACGCGCGTGTCGAGCCCCCCGCGCTTACGGTCTACGCCGAGACTGAGGTGCGCGCCTTCATCAGTGTGCCGATCCTTCAGGGCGGTGCGATGCGCTCGATCCTCTCGGTGCATGACCGCGAGCCGCGGCGCTGGCGCGACGACGAGCTTCAGCTGATGCGCGACCTCGCCGAGCGCGCGTGGGTGATGCTCGAACGCGCCTATGCCGAAGCGGCGCTAAAAGTGCGCGAGCGCAATCAGAGTTTCCTGCTCGAATGGAATGACCGCGTCGGCCGCGAGACCAGCGCGCGGGGCATCCTCGCGCAGACGCTCGCTGCGATCGGCGAGCATCTGGGGGTCGAACGCACCAATTTCGCCGAAGCCAGCGAGGACGGCCAGTTTCTCTGCGTCGAGCAGGAATGGCGCGACGGCGTGCTCAGCACGGTGAACCAGCGCTACCCGCTGGCGGCGCTGGGTGAAAAACTCGCGGCGCAGCACAGCAGCGGCCAGCCGGTACGCGTCGCCGACACGCATGACGACCCGCTGTTCGACGACGGCAACCGGCCGCTGTTCGACCAACTCGGAATCCGCGCGGTGCTGACTCTGCCGATGATCCGCGCGGGCGAGGTCGTCGCGGTGCTGTCCGTTCAGCAAGGGCAGCCCCGACACTGGACCGACAGCGACGTCGAACTCGTCCGCGACCTCGCGGATCGCACGCTCGCGGTGATCGAGCGCGCGCATTCGGAGGAACGGTTGGCCGAGAACGAGGCGCGGCTTTCCGCATTCCTCGAAAACGCGCCGGTCGCGATGCACCTGAAAGACGAAAACGGTCGCTATCTGCGGGTAAATCCCGAATTCGCCAAAGCGCTGGGGCGAGGGCAGGAGGAGTTGGTCGGCACGCATCCGGACGAGATTTTCCCGGAGCGCATCGCGTTGCAACTGGAGCGGTTGGAGGCGATCGCCCAAGCCGGTTCGGTGTCGAGCGCCGAAATCTCGATCGAGGAGATGCGTCCCGACACGCACGTGCTGTCGATGGTGTTCCCGATCACCGGCGCCGGCGTCGCGCGGACGGGCGGTTTCACGCTCGACCTGACCGAGCGCAAGCGCGCGGAGGCGGCGCTCGCACGATCGCGCGAGGCGCTTTATCAGACCGAGAAGCTGTCGGCGCTCGGGTCCCTGCTCGCGGGCGTATCGCATGAGCTCAACAATCCGCTGTCGATCGTCGTCGCGCAGGCGGTCATGATGGAACGCCAGTCGCGCGGTAGCGAGCTGGCCGAGCGCGCCCAGAAAATCCGCAAGGCCGCCGATCGCTGCGCCCGCATCGTCCAGACGTTCCTGGCCATGGCGCGGCAGAAGAAGCCCGAGCGCGAGGCGGTCGATCTCAACGCCGTGGCGATGGCGGCATACGAACTCGCCGAATATGGCCTGAAGAATGACGGCATCGTCGCAACGCGCGACCTTGCGCCTGCACTGCCCAATATCTCGGCGGACTCGGATCAGCTGCACCAGATCATCATCAACCTGATCGTGAACGCGCAGCAGGCGCTGGCCGAAACGGGCGCAACCGATCGTGTGCTCACGCTTCGCACGGCGATCGGCGAGACACCCGACACCGTAATTCTGGAAGTCGCCGACAATGGCCCCGGCATCCCCGAAGAGGCGCGGCGGCGTGTGTTCGAGCCCTTTTACACCACCAAGCCCCAGGGCCAGGGCACGGGCGTCGGCCTGTCCTTTTCGCAGGGGCTGGCGGAAGCGCATGGCGGGCGGCTCGACCTTATGCCGACGCAACGCGGCGCGTGCTTCCGGCTCACGCTGCCGATCGATTCGGATCAGGCGGCCAGGACGGCTCCCGCCCGGACCGCGGCGGCGACAAAAACGCCGCTGCGGCGCGCGCTGGTGATCGACGACGAGCGCGAAATCGCGGAATCGCTCGCCGATTTCCTGACGTTCGACGGGTTCAGCTGCGATATCGCCAGCGGCGGCGCCGAAGCACAGACGCGGCTCGCGCTGGGCGATTACGATCTGATCGTCAGCGACCTGCGCATGCCGGGAGTCGACGGCCCGGCGCTTCATGCTTGGATCGCCGACAAACGACCCGATCTGCTCGCTCGCGTCGCCTTCGCGACCGGCGACACGCTGGGGGCCGCTGCCGCGCGCTTTCTCGACGAGGTCAAGCGGCCGGTCCTGGAAAAACCGTTCACGCCCGAAGCGGTGCATCTGTTCCTTCAACAACTGGACCTCGCATGA
- a CDS encoding PP2C family serine/threonine-protein phosphatase: MSNWTWVAASRRGTAHAQAGERRQDAWRVLTAPPGFLIAVACDGAGSAALGGYGAAITARVMTSRAKDWISKAGVMPSPAMIELWVAEVRLMIIVAADRLGCSPGSFATTLVLAISDGTSSITAHIGDGTIIARAIDDAALIELSWPDNGEYASTTYFITDTNPRLRIGVTGELHIDRLALLTDGLERLALDFASRTAHPPCFDGLFRTMAAGVIIGHDQPLSRKLAAFLDLGRRERPHRRRQDPDPRGIWIKAG; encoded by the coding sequence GTGTCCAACTGGACCTGGGTAGCCGCGTCGCGACGCGGCACTGCCCACGCACAGGCGGGTGAGCGCCGTCAGGATGCATGGCGCGTCCTGACGGCGCCGCCCGGATTCCTGATCGCGGTCGCGTGCGACGGGGCCGGCAGCGCAGCGCTCGGCGGATACGGCGCCGCGATCACAGCGCGTGTCATGACTAGCAGAGCCAAAGACTGGATATCGAAGGCTGGCGTCATGCCGAGCCCGGCTATGATCGAGTTGTGGGTCGCAGAAGTTCGGCTGATGATCATCGTCGCGGCTGATCGCCTCGGTTGCTCGCCGGGCAGTTTCGCGACGACACTGGTGCTAGCGATCAGCGACGGGACAAGCTCCATTACGGCGCACATCGGCGACGGAACCATCATTGCCAGAGCTATCGACGACGCGGCACTCATCGAGCTGAGTTGGCCCGATAATGGTGAATACGCTTCCACCACCTATTTCATCACCGACACCAATCCGCGCCTGCGCATCGGCGTTACCGGCGAACTTCACATCGATCGCCTGGCGCTCCTGACCGACGGTCTCGAACGGCTGGCGCTAGATTTCGCAAGCCGCACCGCTCACCCGCCGTGTTTCGACGGGCTTTTCAGGACGATGGCCGCGGGAGTGATCATCGGTCACGACCAACCGCTGTCACGCAAGCTGGCAGCGTTCCTCGATCTCGGACGGCGTGAACGCCCGCACCGACGACGACAAGACCCTGATCCTCGCGGCATTTGGATAAAAGCCGGATGA
- a CDS encoding response regulator has product MTPSEPGNQPAPYVVVVDDEEDLREPVAAYLREQGIDVDEASGGTALDRLLAQRTPALVVLDVTMPDEDGFSIARRLRAKHDTVGIVMLTARRDVIDRVVGLELGADDYIMKPFEPRELLARIRSVLRRLAAATPSAMARNGAEADFEDEDEDEERELSARAGYHDEFWIPTTRGQIRVPVDTIEWIEAAKDYALLHTPERSHMIRITMSALEDGLDPAKMIRVHRSAFVRPGSVRRISTIGRHMVLELHSGAAVRVGPRHWGEVRHRLMGRPAR; this is encoded by the coding sequence ATGACGCCTTCAGAACCTGGCAATCAGCCCGCGCCCTATGTCGTCGTCGTGGATGACGAAGAAGATCTGCGCGAACCCGTTGCCGCCTATCTGCGCGAACAAGGTATCGATGTGGACGAGGCCAGCGGGGGCACCGCGCTAGACCGATTGCTGGCGCAGCGCACTCCCGCGTTGGTGGTGCTCGACGTTACGATGCCGGACGAGGACGGTTTCAGCATCGCCCGACGCCTGCGCGCGAAGCACGATACTGTCGGAATCGTCATGTTGACGGCGCGTCGCGACGTCATCGACCGCGTCGTCGGCCTCGAACTAGGCGCCGACGACTATATCATGAAGCCGTTCGAGCCACGCGAGTTGCTCGCCCGCATCCGCTCGGTCCTGCGCCGCCTCGCTGCCGCGACACCGAGCGCCATGGCCCGAAACGGCGCCGAGGCGGATTTCGAGGACGAAGATGAGGACGAGGAACGCGAGCTCAGCGCTCGCGCGGGATATCACGACGAGTTCTGGATACCCACCACGCGCGGTCAAATCCGCGTGCCGGTGGATACGATCGAGTGGATCGAAGCGGCAAAGGACTATGCGCTGCTCCATACACCCGAACGCAGCCACATGATCCGCATCACGATGTCGGCGCTCGAAGACGGACTGGATCCCGCCAAGATGATCCGTGTGCATCGGTCCGCCTTTGTCCGCCCGGGTTCGGTTCGGCGCATTAGTACCATCGGGCGGCATATGGTGCTCGAGCTGCACTCGGGCGCGGCGGTCCGTGTCGGTCCCCGCCATTGGGGCGAAGTTCGCCACCGGCTCATGGGCAGGCCGGCGCGCTAG